The following are from one region of the Camarhynchus parvulus chromosome 3, STF_HiC, whole genome shotgun sequence genome:
- the CLDN20 gene encoding claudin-20 yields MASASLQFFAFILALSGVFGDIAATLLPNWKVNADVGSNIITAITQMQGLWMDCTWYSTGMFSCNLKYSILSLPVYIQAARSTMVLSCILSAFGICITTVGMKCTRLGGDTDSKNNACFAGGICFILAGIFGLVPTCWYTREIISNFLDQTIPESSKHEPGGAVYTGFISAGFLLIAGVIFCSSCFKRQQGAWIYPPKQHHFPSTEQESNAGYSLKDYV; encoded by the coding sequence ATGGCATCAGCAAGCCTGcagttctttgcttttattctggCTTTGTCTGGCGTTTTTGGAGATATCGCAGCCACCTTGCTACCAAACTGGAAGGTAAATGCAGACGTTGGCTCAAATATCATAACAGCTATAACACAGATGCAAGGACTTTGGATGGACTGCACATGGTACAGCACTGGGATGTTCAGCTGTAACCTGAAATACTCCATTCTCTCTCTCCCCGTCTACATCCAGGCTGCACGGAGCACCATGGTACTGTCATGTATCCTATCAGCCTTTGGGATCTGCATCACTACAGTCGGAATGAAATGCAcaaggctgggaggggacactgaCAGCAAAAATAACGCTTGTTTTGCTGGAGGAATCTGCTTCATTCTTGCAGGAATCTTTGGATTAGTACCAACGTGCTGGTACAcgagagaaattatttcaaatttcctGGACCAGACCATCCCAGAGAGTAGTAAACACGAACCCGGAGGAGCAGTTTATACTGGATTCATCTCAGCAGGGTTTCTGCTTATCGCAGGTGTGATCTTCTGCTCTTCCTGTTTTAAAAGGCAGCAAGGAGCATGGATTTACCCTCCAAAGCAGCACCATTTCCCAtccacagagcaggagagcaaTGCAGGTTACAGCCTGAAGGACTATGTATAA